Proteins from a single region of Parasedimentitalea psychrophila:
- a CDS encoding MBL fold metallo-hydrolase: protein MQAPDDFNPVAGVAIELEPALRRILAANPSPMTYRGTNTYLLGETALAVIDPGPAMPAHLAAILAAVGPGQHISHIIVTHSHLDHSPLAAALRQSCGAPIYAFGDATAGRSPIMSELDAAGLVGGGEGIDTAFRPDIIVEDGALITGDGWSLEVIHTPGHLGNHIALAWQDACFTADHVMGWASSLVSPPDGDLSQFMASCHRLRARPWRVFHPGHGAPVTDPAARLDWLIAHRTAREQAVLAELAKSPATARDLAEKIYTTTPASLLAAAERNILAHLIDLMGKSLVEPIGKLTVDATFRPAK, encoded by the coding sequence ATGCAGGCTCCTGATGATTTCAACCCGGTCGCCGGAGTAGCCATTGAACTGGAGCCCGCTTTGCGGCGCATCCTGGCGGCGAACCCCTCCCCGATGACCTATCGCGGCACCAATACCTATTTGCTTGGGGAAACCGCGCTGGCGGTGATTGATCCGGGCCCGGCCATGCCTGCGCATCTGGCGGCAATTCTGGCGGCGGTTGGTCCTGGCCAGCATATTTCTCATATCATTGTCACTCACAGCCACCTCGACCACTCGCCCTTGGCGGCGGCGCTGCGTCAAAGCTGCGGTGCGCCGATCTATGCCTTTGGCGATGCCACCGCCGGCCGCAGCCCGATAATGTCAGAGCTGGACGCGGCTGGCCTGGTGGGCGGAGGCGAAGGCATAGACACTGCCTTCCGCCCGGACATTATTGTCGAGGACGGCGCCCTGATCACCGGCGACGGCTGGTCGCTCGAGGTTATCCATACCCCCGGCCATTTGGGCAATCACATTGCACTGGCCTGGCAAGACGCCTGTTTCACCGCCGATCACGTCATGGGCTGGGCCAGTTCGCTGGTGTCGCCGCCAGATGGGGACCTGAGCCAGTTCATGGCCTCCTGCCACCGCCTGCGCGCCAGGCCGTGGCGGGTATTCCACCCCGGCCACGGCGCCCCGGTCACTGACCCGGCAGCGCGACTTGACTGGTTGATTGCCCACCGCACCGCCCGAGAACAGGCGGTGCTGGCCGAACTGGCAAAAAGCCCCGCCACCGCCCGCGACCTCGCCGAAAAAATCTACACAACAACCCCAGCGTCGTTACTGGCCGCAGCAGAGCGTAATATTCTGGCGCATCTGATTGATCTGATGGGGAAATCACTGGTGGAGCCGATCGGAAAACTAACCGTCGATGCCACCTTCCGGCCTGCCAAGTAG
- a CDS encoding peptidoglycan-binding domain-containing protein, which yields MGHRPVGSRPPGHRPPGYRPPGYRPPGYRPPAYRPPYHRPPYHRPPHYHYGPYHYNSGWGWFFTAAIIGSTLVYTTSLPSDKECEKITEKGETLYLCDGVLYRSTYYEDEKVYEIVSDPPAEQGQPQSVVGLGLTSPFTRGETVRELQNRLVGAGYDVGSVDGVFGSGTESAVMWLQYDNGLDSSGVIDPPTATLLGYDVPGAAEPVAAPAQQAAPTDPAPAAEADGSVTEQPEVAAPADPEPASDVVPDAGTDDAMDEPQN from the coding sequence GTGGGGCATCGTCCGGTTGGGTCGCGCCCGCCGGGCCATCGCCCACCAGGATACCGCCCACCGGGATACCGCCCGCCCGGCTATCGTCCACCGGCCTATCGGCCTCCCTACCACCGGCCTCCCTACCACCGGCCGCCGCACTACCATTATGGTCCCTACCATTACAATTCCGGTTGGGGATGGTTCTTCACTGCGGCAATCATCGGCTCGACGCTGGTCTACACCACTTCGCTGCCGTCGGATAAAGAGTGCGAGAAGATCACCGAGAAGGGGGAAACCCTCTATCTGTGCGACGGTGTCTTGTATCGCTCAACCTATTATGAAGATGAAAAAGTCTACGAGATCGTGTCGGACCCTCCGGCTGAACAGGGCCAGCCACAATCGGTTGTTGGCCTGGGGCTGACCAGTCCCTTTACCCGTGGCGAAACAGTGCGAGAACTGCAAAATCGGCTTGTTGGCGCGGGCTATGATGTTGGCAGCGTGGACGGGGTGTTTGGCAGCGGTACGGAATCGGCTGTGATGTGGTTGCAATATGACAATGGGCTCGACTCTTCGGGCGTGATTGACCCGCCGACGGCGACACTGTTGGGCTATGACGTGCCCGGTGCCGCAGAGCCTGTGGCCGCGCCAGCCCAGCAGGCAGCACCGACGGATCCAGCACCTGCCGCCGAAGCAGACGGATCAGTCACTGAGCAACCCGAAGTCGCTGCACCCGCTGATCCAGAGCCTGCCTCTGATGTCGTGCCTGACGCCGGGACGGATGATGCGATGGACGAGCCGCAAAACTGA
- a CDS encoding DUF2092 domain-containing protein, whose protein sequence is MDWFVSFDVVVDGREKITYMRSGANLLQRGVGFYGYSEFGDETREYFFDGAQFQIFDVEENAYVSTEFTGDFDALADRAKEAYDIRLPIWQVMSTEPQPELLDQATAAAYLGTTRIAGREAHHLAFSNYDTDWQIWISTEPDQPELMMIVGTDPYTQGWPQYRAYFTNWNFDPEIPEGVFTYFPDAEAELMAWPKPEDVILQGGQN, encoded by the coding sequence ATGGATTGGTTTGTGTCCTTTGACGTGGTGGTCGATGGTCGCGAAAAAATCACCTACATGCGCAGTGGCGCCAATCTATTGCAGCGTGGGGTTGGGTTTTACGGATATTCCGAGTTTGGCGATGAAACCCGCGAGTATTTCTTTGACGGTGCGCAGTTTCAAATTTTTGATGTCGAAGAAAACGCTTATGTGTCTACCGAATTCACCGGCGATTTTGATGCTTTGGCGGACCGGGCCAAGGAGGCTTACGATATCCGATTGCCGATCTGGCAGGTGATGAGCACCGAACCACAGCCCGAGCTACTTGATCAGGCGACCGCAGCGGCCTATTTGGGGACCACCAGGATTGCCGGGCGCGAGGCCCATCATCTGGCCTTTTCCAACTATGATACAGATTGGCAAATCTGGATTTCGACGGAGCCTGATCAGCCTGAGTTGATGATGATCGTCGGCACAGATCCCTATACTCAGGGGTGGCCGCAGTATCGGGCCTACTTCACCAATTGGAATTTCGACCCGGAAATTCCGGAGGGTGTTTTCACTTATTTCCCAGATGCAGAGGCTGAGCTGATGGCTTGGCCAAAGCCAGAGGATGTCATCCTTCAAGGGGGGCAAAACTGA
- a CDS encoding site-specific integrase, whose amino-acid sequence MLKRASPNSVTRYVNVIRAVVNHTIDERGLSVSNPFHKLQIKGAGNTAGDRLGLKTVSSERRLPISDRLVEALQEHRENKLEEAPIFDRYGRDKGNTAASATMMKRFRKVISDPKKALHSLRHRKKDDLRNTSCPEEISKVILGHSNKEVAARYGAGFKIDVLRDWMDKSNLENGL is encoded by the coding sequence TTGCTAAAACGGGCCTCCCCCAACAGCGTGACCCGCTACGTCAATGTCATCAGAGCAGTGGTGAACCACACAATCGACGAGCGTGGCCTGTCGGTTAGCAACCCTTTCCACAAATTGCAGATCAAAGGCGCCGGGAATACTGCCGGAGACCGCCTAGGGTTGAAGACAGTAAGCAGCGAGCGACGGCTGCCTATATCTGACCGATTGGTCGAAGCGTTACAGGAGCATAGAGAGAACAAGCTGGAGGAGGCACCAATTTTTGATCGGTATGGTCGCGACAAAGGAAATACTGCAGCCTCAGCAACGATGATGAAACGCTTCAGGAAAGTCATCTCTGACCCCAAGAAGGCGTTGCACAGCCTACGGCACAGGAAGAAGGACGACCTGAGAAACACCAGTTGTCCTGAAGAAATCAGCAAAGTGATCCTTGGTCACAGCAACAAAGAGGTCGCTGCACGGTACGGAGCTGGGTTCAAAATTGACGTGTTGCGCGACTGGATGGACAAATCCAACCTAGAGAATGGCCTATGA
- a CDS encoding GcvT family protein, with translation MSEFPTKARVVIIGGGVIGTSALYHLAKKGWSDCVLLEKNELTAGSTWHAAGNVPTFSTSWSVMNMQRYSTELYARLGDEVDYPMNYHVTGSIRLAHTKERMQEFERAASMGRYQGMDIEILTPEQTKERYPFLETHDLAGALYDPHDGDIDPAQLTQALAKGARDMGAKILRFCPATGVTQHGDGTWTVHTDKGDITCDYVVNAAGYYAQRVGDWFKPYGGRTVPMMVMSHQYLLSEEIPEIENWSKANGGKKLPLLRDVDVSYYLRQEKHGFNLGPYEPSCRAHWDTPEDPMPEDFSFQLWQNDLDRIEDIMMDAMERVPSLATAGISRVINGPIPYAPDGLPLLGPMPGVKNAFEACVFTFGIAQGGGAGKCLAEWIVDGQTEWDMWACDPRRYTDYTDHDYCVQKGMEVYGNEYAMHFPHHEWPAARDKKVSAVHAKVKDMGGVMGAYNGWERANWFAQDGDDTSDEATHTWGRSGPWQQRIKEECEAVRDGIGVLDLPGFSRFNLAGEGAAEFLRGLVAGGLPKVGRMNLVYISDNRGRILTEMSCLRHGEDHFTMITAGTAQWHDFEILRNALPDGLTLSDHTTEFGTMIVTGPKARDLFAGLSDGDLSLGWLTHQKATVAGKPAFLVRVSFAGELGWEVHCANQDQPAIYAAILDAGAKPFGMYALNSLRIEKGYRTWKGDLTTDYSLLEGGLGRFVKLDKPQDFPGKAAIQAEKQQGVKKSFVTLIVDAGAADAPYMSCIWKDGEIVGETTSGDWGYRVNASVALGMVRAEIAVPGTELEVEIYGVKCRAVVQEDQPIWDPANERLRA, from the coding sequence ATGTCTGAATTCCCAACTAAAGCGCGCGTCGTGATCATCGGCGGCGGCGTCATCGGCACCTCGGCGCTGTACCATCTGGCCAAAAAAGGCTGGAGCGATTGTGTGCTGCTGGAAAAGAACGAGCTGACGGCGGGGTCAACCTGGCACGCGGCCGGCAATGTGCCAACCTTCTCGACCTCATGGTCGGTGATGAACATGCAGCGCTATTCCACCGAACTCTATGCGCGGCTGGGCGACGAAGTCGACTATCCGATGAACTATCACGTCACCGGCTCGATCCGTCTGGCGCATACCAAGGAACGGATGCAGGAATTCGAACGGGCGGCCTCCATGGGGCGTTACCAGGGCATGGACATCGAGATCCTGACACCCGAACAGACCAAGGAGCGCTATCCCTTCCTGGAGACCCATGATCTGGCCGGAGCGCTGTATGATCCCCATGACGGTGATATCGACCCGGCGCAGCTGACCCAGGCACTGGCCAAGGGCGCGCGTGACATGGGCGCCAAGATCCTGCGCTTCTGCCCGGCCACTGGCGTCACTCAGCACGGCGACGGAACTTGGACCGTACACACCGACAAGGGCGATATCACTTGTGACTATGTTGTCAATGCCGCCGGGTATTACGCCCAGCGCGTTGGCGATTGGTTCAAGCCTTACGGTGGCCGCACCGTGCCGATGATGGTGATGAGCCACCAATACCTGCTGTCCGAAGAAATCCCCGAGATCGAAAATTGGTCCAAGGCCAATGGCGGCAAAAAGCTGCCGCTGCTGCGCGATGTGGATGTGTCATACTACCTGCGCCAGGAAAAGCACGGCTTTAACCTTGGCCCTTACGAGCCGAGCTGCCGGGCCCATTGGGATACCCCAGAAGACCCGATGCCCGAGGATTTCTCGTTTCAGCTGTGGCAAAACGATCTGGACCGGATCGAAGACATCATGATGGACGCGATGGAACGGGTGCCCTCGCTGGCGACCGCAGGCATCAGCCGAGTCATCAACGGCCCAATCCCCTATGCGCCCGACGGGTTGCCGCTGCTTGGCCCGATGCCCGGTGTCAAAAATGCCTTTGAGGCCTGCGTGTTCACCTTTGGCATTGCCCAGGGTGGCGGTGCCGGCAAATGTCTGGCGGAATGGATCGTTGACGGCCAGACCGAATGGGACATGTGGGCCTGCGATCCGCGTCGCTATACCGATTACACCGATCATGACTACTGTGTGCAAAAGGGCATGGAGGTCTATGGCAACGAATACGCCATGCACTTCCCGCACCACGAATGGCCCGCCGCGCGCGACAAGAAGGTCAGCGCGGTTCATGCAAAGGTCAAGGATATGGGCGGCGTGATGGGGGCCTATAACGGTTGGGAACGGGCCAACTGGTTTGCCCAGGACGGCGATGACACCTCTGACGAGGCCACCCACACCTGGGGCCGCTCAGGCCCCTGGCAGCAGCGCATCAAGGAAGAATGCGAGGCGGTGCGTGACGGCATTGGCGTGCTCGATTTGCCGGGATTTTCACGGTTCAACCTAGCCGGCGAAGGCGCCGCAGAATTCCTGCGCGGTCTGGTCGCTGGCGGCTTGCCCAAGGTGGGACGGATGAACCTGGTCTACATTTCGGACAATCGCGGCCGCATCCTGACCGAGATGTCCTGCCTGCGTCACGGCGAGGATCACTTTACCATGATCACCGCAGGCACGGCGCAGTGGCATGACTTTGAAATCCTGCGCAATGCCCTGCCCGACGGTTTGACCCTGAGTGATCACACCACTGAATTCGGCACCATGATCGTCACCGGCCCCAAAGCGCGTGATCTGTTTGCCGGCCTCTCGGACGGTGATCTGTCGCTTGGCTGGCTGACCCATCAAAAGGCCACTGTGGCGGGTAAACCTGCCTTCTTGGTGCGGGTGTCTTTTGCCGGAGAGCTGGGTTGGGAAGTCCACTGTGCCAATCAGGATCAGCCTGCCATCTATGCGGCAATCCTTGACGCCGGGGCCAAGCCATTTGGCATGTATGCGCTGAACTCCTTGCGGATTGAAAAGGGCTATCGCACCTGGAAAGGCGATCTGACCACCGACTATTCACTGCTCGAAGGTGGCTTGGGTCGCTTTGTCAAACTGGACAAGCCGCAGGATTTCCCCGGCAAAGCCGCAATTCAGGCCGAGAAACAACAGGGCGTCAAAAAGAGCTTTGTCACCCTGATCGTCGATGCCGGAGCTGCCGACGCGCCCTATATGTCCTGTATCTGGAAAGACGGCGAGATTGTCGGCGAGACCACCAGCGGAGATTGGGGCTACCGGGTAAACGCCTCGGTTGCGCTGGGCATGGTGCGGGCGGAGATTGCGGTACCCGGAACAGAGCTGGAGGTCGAAATCTACGGGGTGAAGTGCCGCGCTGTGGTGCAGGAAGACCAGCCGATTTGGGATCCGGCAAACGAACGCCTACGGGCCTGA
- a CDS encoding ATP-binding protein, translating to MLFPWLKRYLPRSLYGRAALIMMLPIVVLQLVVFNAFIQRHLQEVTTQMTGTVLQEMEMIVAFGSASPTQEAMLEATAPLLAPLRMELRFLEASELPPQDELAWNEFSGRVVRDALRDSSAPILAVQFSQDKQVRLIFSNRLGPLEISFKRRRLTVSSPHQLIVTMLFFSIFMSVISFLYMRNQLRPIKRLADAAQAFGRGRNVTYKPTGATEVRIAGSAFLDMRARIERQIEQRTLMLSGVSHDLRTPLTRMKLGLAMLEEEEARPLMQDVDEMRQLLDAFLDFSHGVSTSKPEDTDPQDLVSSIVENWRREGQDVMLGELSSNGTVMLRPGAMRRAIDNLISNAVRYGSRARVSVALTERSLRIRVEDDGPGIAQDQFSEAMRPFTRLDPARNQDLGSGVGLGLAIVADIARAHGGALRLGASQDLGGLQADIVIGR from the coding sequence ATGTTGTTCCCCTGGCTCAAACGTTATCTGCCGCGCAGCCTGTACGGGCGGGCCGCTTTGATCATGATGTTGCCCATCGTGGTGCTTCAACTGGTGGTTTTCAATGCGTTCATTCAACGGCATTTGCAGGAAGTCACAACGCAGATGACCGGGACGGTCCTGCAGGAAATGGAAATGATTGTAGCGTTTGGCTCGGCCAGTCCAACCCAGGAGGCGATGCTGGAGGCAACAGCCCCCTTGCTGGCCCCGCTGAGAATGGAGCTGCGCTTTCTGGAGGCTTCGGAACTGCCGCCGCAGGACGAGCTGGCATGGAATGAGTTTTCGGGACGGGTGGTAAGGGATGCTCTGCGCGACAGTTCCGCACCGATCCTGGCGGTCCAGTTTTCGCAAGACAAACAGGTCAGGTTGATTTTTTCAAACAGATTGGGGCCGTTGGAAATTAGCTTCAAACGACGGCGACTGACGGTATCGTCACCGCACCAGTTGATTGTTACAATGTTGTTTTTCAGCATATTCATGTCGGTCATCAGCTTTCTGTACATGCGCAACCAGCTGCGGCCAATCAAGCGGCTGGCCGACGCGGCGCAGGCTTTTGGCCGGGGGCGAAATGTAACCTACAAGCCGACAGGCGCCACCGAGGTGCGGATCGCCGGGAGCGCATTTCTGGATATGAGGGCCCGTATCGAACGTCAGATCGAGCAACGGACGCTGATGTTGTCTGGGGTCAGTCATGATCTGCGGACCCCGTTGACCCGGATGAAGCTGGGGTTGGCGATGCTGGAGGAAGAGGAGGCCCGACCGCTTATGCAGGATGTTGATGAAATGCGGCAACTGCTGGATGCCTTTCTTGATTTTTCACATGGGGTTTCAACCAGCAAGCCAGAAGACACTGATCCGCAGGATTTGGTCAGTTCGATTGTAGAAAACTGGCGCCGCGAGGGGCAGGACGTGATGCTGGGCGAGTTGAGCAGCAACGGCACTGTCATGCTGCGCCCCGGGGCAATGCGCCGGGCGATAGACAACCTGATATCAAACGCAGTGCGATACGGCAGCCGGGCGCGTGTATCGGTGGCGCTGACGGAGCGGTCGTTGCGTATTCGCGTCGAGGATGACGGCCCGGGCATTGCTCAGGACCAGTTCAGCGAGGCGATGCGGCCCTTTACCCGGTTGGACCCGGCGCGCAATCAGGATCTGGGGTCTGGTGTTGGTTTGGGGCTGGCCATTGTGGCCGATATCGCCCGGGCTCATGGCGGCGCCCTGCGCCTGGGCGCAAGTCAGGATCTGGGCGGATTGCAGGCAGATATCGTTATTGGCAGGTAA